The following coding sequences lie in one Chionomys nivalis chromosome 8, mChiNiv1.1, whole genome shotgun sequence genomic window:
- the LOC130879791 gene encoding interferon-induced protein with tetratricopeptide repeats 2-like: protein MSTTIEKSLESRLQQLKCHFTWNLITGDESVDEFEDRVFNKDEFQNSECKATMCNIQAYVNHLRGQNEAALKCLEDAEHFIQQQHPNQVEIRSLVTWGNYAWVYYHMGQLSKAQAYLDKVRGVCEKLSSPYRIESPELDCEEGWARLKCTKNRNERVKVCFEKALEKDPKNPEFTSGWAIACYRLDFWPAQQDSIDSLKGALRLSPNNSYLKVLLALKLETVDEDQAWALVEEAIRKAPDATDVLLSAAKFYYKIHDADRAIQMLTKALEHLPNNAYAHYHVGCCYRSKVLGMFHRRETSFNGNQTRFQELIQLAINHLRKAEEIKEFLKHSCSYLAGLYSMANQYEEANYYFQKEFKNVLTPGLKQLLHLQYGNFQLFQMKCEDKAIQHFMEGVKIRRETKPKGKMINKLQRIALRRLSENEFDSEALYILVFLRELNEEGE from the exons ATGAG CACAACCATAGAGAAATCCTTGGAGAGCAGGCTCCAGCAGTTAAAATGCCATTTCACCTGGAACTTGATAACGGGAGATGAGTCCGTggatgagtttgaggacagggtGTTTAACAAGGATGAGTTTCAGAACAGTGAGTGTAAAGCCACGATGTGCAACATCCAGGCCTATGTCAACCACCTCAGGGGCCAAAACGAGGCAGCACTGAAGTGTTTagaggatgctgaacatttcatTCAGCAACAGCATCCTAACCAAGTAGAAATCAGAAGTCTGGTCACCTGGGGAAACTACGCTTGGGTCTACTATCACATGGGCCAACTCTCAAAAGCACAGGCTTATCTTGACAAGGTGAGAGGGGTCTGTGAGAAGTTATCCAGTCCCTACAGGATCGAGAGTCCTGAGCTTGACTGTGAGGAAGGGTGGGCCCGATTAAAGTGCACCAAGAACCGAAATGAGAGAGTGAAGGTGTGTTTTGAGAAGGCTCTGGAAAAGGACCCGAAGAACCCAGAATTCACCTCTGGATGGGCCATTGCATGCTACCGTCTGGACTTCTGGCCAGCACAGCAGGACTCCATTGACTCTCTGAAAGGAGCCCTTAGACTTTCTCCCAACAACTCTTATCTTAAAGTCCTCTTGGCACTGAAGCTTGAGACGGTAGATGAAGACCAAGCATGGGCACTAGTGGAAGAAGCCATAAGGAAAGCCCCAGATGCAACAGATGTGCTGCTCAGTGCAGCCAAGTTTTATTACAAGATACATGACGCAGACAGAGCTATACAGATGCTTACAAAGGCTTTAGAACACCTGCCAAACAATGCCTATGCACATTACCATGTTGGGTGCTGCTACAGGTCAAAAGTGCTTGGAATGTTTCATAGAAGAGAAACTTCATTCAATGGGAATCAAACGAGGTTTCAGGAACTAATACAACTGGCGATTAACCACTTAAGGAAAGCAGAGGAGATCAAGGAATTTCTCAAACATTCCTGTAGCTACCTTGCTGGACTTTATTCCATGGCAAACCAGTATGAAGAAGCCAATTATTACTTCCAGAAAGAATTCAAGAATGTTCTCACACCAGGCCTTAAACAGTTGCTCCACCTACAGTACGGCAATTTCCAGTTGTTTCAAATGAAGTGTGAAGACAAGGCCATCCAACATTTTATGGAGGGTGTGAAAATAAGGCGGGAGACGAAGCCTAAAGGAAAGATGATAAACAAACTTCAAAGAATTGCCCTAAGGCGACTTTCTGAAAATGAATTTGATTCTGAGGCCTTGTACATCTTGGTGTTTCTTCGGGAGTTGAATGAAGAAGGCGAGTAA